Proteins from a single region of Macrotis lagotis isolate mMagLag1 chromosome 2, bilby.v1.9.chrom.fasta, whole genome shotgun sequence:
- the RBM34 gene encoding LOW QUALITY PROTEIN: RNA-binding protein 34 (The sequence of the model RefSeq protein was modified relative to this genomic sequence to represent the inferred CDS: deleted 2 bases in 1 codon), which produces MATERKIKRKKKRPSGDGKAVEDTLSSSASGEYQVGQVASSLFQNKPFKNGKSRLASLFSSSATQVQQPVYVTAREVNSKKRKHDEDETAAIHSEECAGIEQKPAKRIIVKKHLSDADKKLANRESALVFADLEEEEEEKMQAKQMKKKKISQDGNNGKTTDGEILDNSNYSFELNKRKKIKVNEEEERIKNKRTVFVGNLPVTCKKKVLKSFFKEYGQIECVRFRSLIPAKSTLSKKIAAIKREVHPEQKSINGYVVFKEESAAEKALKRNGAHIAEGFPIRVELISDTPLRGKRSVFVGNLPYKIEEAAIQEHFSVCGSVLAVKIVRNKVTGVGKGCGYVLFENTDAVQLALRLNNSELMGRKLRVKRYVNNEKVKPSHTPGKVLENSTKSKHKLNFPSKSSGQHSGNTFTGEKANPLKKKKNWQKSGKSKKQIEKHK; this is translated from the exons ATGGCGACTGAGCGgaagattaaaaggaagaaaaagaggccGAGCGGAGACGG CAAAGCAGTGGAGGACACATTGAGCAGCTCTGCATCTGGAGAATATCAGGTTGGACAGGTGGCCAGCAGCTTGTTTCAAAACAAGCCCTTTAAGAATGGCAAGAGCCGCCTGGCATCACTCTTCAGCTCTTCAGCTACACAAGTGCAACAGCCTGTCTATGTGACTGCCAGAGAA GTTAACAGTAAGAAGAGAAAACATGATGAAGATGAGACTGCTGCAATCCACAGTGAAGAA TGTGCTGGTATTGAACAAAAGCCTGCAAAAAGAATTATAGTGAAGAAGCATCTCTCTGATGCAGATAAAAAATTGGCAAACAG AGAAAGTGCTTTGGTATTTGCTGATcttgaagaggaagaagaagaaaaaatgcaagctaaacagatgaagaaaaagaaaatttctcaaGATGGTAATAATGGTAAAACAACAGATGGTGAAATACTTGATAATTCAAATTATTCATTTGAgttaaataaaaggaagaagattaaagtgaatgaggaagaagaaagaataaagaataagagaacaGTATTTGTGGGAAATTTACCTGTCACCTGTAAAAAAAAG GTgctgaaatcattttttaaagagtatGGACAAATAGAATGTGTACGATTTCGttctttg attccAGCAAAGAGCACTTTATCCAAAAAGATTGCTGCAATAAA ACGTGAAGTTCACCCTGAACAGAAGAGTATCAATGGTTATGTAGTTTTTAAGGAAGAGAGTGCTGCTGAAAAGGCACTAAAAAG AAATGGTGCTCACATTGCAGAGGGATTTCCCATCCGAGTTGAACTTATATCTGACACTCCTTTG AGGGGCAAGAGATCAGTGTTTGTGGGAAACCTTCCTTACa AGATTGAAGAGGCTGCTATTCAAGAGCATTTCTCTGTCTGTGGAAGCGTTTTAGCAGTAAAAATTGTGAGAAATAAAGTCACTGGAGTTGGCAAAGGATGTGGCTATGTGCTCTTCGAG AATACTGATGCTGTACAACTTGCTTTGAGATTAAACAACTCTGAATTAATGGGAAGAAAACTACGAGTCAAGCGTTATGTTAATAATGAAAAGGTTAAACCATCCCATACTCCTGGCAAAGTTTTGGAAAATTCCACTAAATCTAAGCACAAACTTAATTTTCCTTCTAAAAGTTCAGGACAACATTCTGGAAATACATTTACTGGAGAAAAAGCTAatcccttgaaaaagaaaaagaattggcaaaaaagtggaaaaagtaaaaagcaaatagaaaaacacaaataa